In the Acropora muricata isolate sample 2 chromosome 1, ASM3666990v1, whole genome shotgun sequence genome, one interval contains:
- the LOC136924886 gene encoding F-box-like/WD repeat-containing protein TBL1X has translation MAPTLDVDWQNNNSFASCSTDKIIHICKIGVDKPIKSFQGHTSEVNAIKWDPSGSLLASCSDDLSSKVWSTKQDSWVFDLQGHKKEIYTIAWSPTGPTTASPNAPLLLASASYDTSVKLWELERGNCIMSLTKHQELVCSVTFSPDGKYLASGSYDRALNVWSTQTGTLVHSFHGNGAIFEVQWSPRGDKLAACFSDNTLCVLDVRNL, from the exons ATGG CCCCTACATTGGACGTGGACTGGCAAAACAACAATAGCTTTGCGTCATGTTCAACTGACAAAATAATACATATCTGTAAAATAGGAGTTGACaagccaatcaaatcttttcaAGGACATACT AGCGAAGTAAATGCAATCAAATGGGATCCGTCAGGGTCGTTATTAGCTTCTTGTTCGGATGACTTATCCTCTAAG GTTTGGAGTACGAAACAAGATTCTTGGGTCTTCGATCTTCAAGGtcacaaaaaagaaatttatacgATAGCATGGAGTCCAACTGGACCTACTACGGCGAGTCCCAATGCTCCTCTTTTGTTAGCTAG TGCGTCATATGATACGTCGGTCAAGTTGTGGGAGCTTGAGCGTGGTAACTGCATCATGTCACTAACCAAACACCAAGAACTAGTGTGTTCAGTGACTTTCAGCCCTGATGGCAAATACCTGGCTTCTGGTTCGTATGATAGAGCGTTGAATGTCTGGTCAACACAG ACTGGAACCTTAGTTCACAGTTTCCACGGAAATGGCGCGATATTTGAAGTGCAGTGGAGCCCGCGAGGGGACAAGTTAGCGGCTTGTTTTTCGGATAACACG CTGTGCGTCCTAGATGTCCGGAATCTTTGA